From Mucilaginibacter rubeus, a single genomic window includes:
- a CDS encoding cobalamin-binding protein: MPTEKIVSLLPAATEIICALGLGKNLVGRSHECDFPEAVKQLPVCTEANFPDGLSSADIDVKVKEILADALSVYTVKREQIKALAPDAVITQAQCEVCAVSLKDVEEALENYLDKQAQIISLQPNSLEDIFNDITNVANALGVAGAGTELLESLQERVDIIKHKLKFSDSKPTVACIEWLEPLMISGNWVPGLINIAGGTPVLAQDGKHSPYVTWDDILQQDPEVIVVMPCGFSIERTMREINLLLDRPGFASLKAVKNDRFYIADGNQYFNRPGPRIVDSIEILAEIIRPKQFIFGHEGEGWIKFSL; this comes from the coding sequence ATGCCAACTGAAAAAATAGTTTCATTACTGCCGGCCGCTACCGAAATAATTTGTGCTTTAGGATTAGGGAAAAACCTGGTGGGGCGCTCGCATGAGTGTGATTTTCCGGAGGCGGTAAAGCAATTGCCGGTATGTACCGAAGCTAATTTTCCCGATGGCCTGAGCAGTGCGGATATTGATGTAAAAGTAAAAGAGATCCTGGCCGACGCGCTTTCGGTTTATACCGTAAAACGCGAACAGATTAAAGCCCTCGCTCCCGATGCAGTAATAACACAGGCACAATGCGAGGTTTGCGCCGTATCGCTAAAAGATGTAGAGGAAGCATTGGAGAATTATCTTGATAAACAAGCTCAAATTATATCGCTGCAACCAAATAGCCTTGAAGATATTTTTAACGACATTACCAACGTTGCCAATGCGCTCGGAGTAGCGGGTGCCGGCACTGAACTGCTTGAAAGCCTGCAGGAACGTGTTGATATTATTAAACATAAGCTGAAATTCAGTGACAGTAAGCCTACGGTGGCCTGTATTGAATGGCTCGAGCCTTTAATGATATCCGGCAATTGGGTGCCCGGTTTGATAAACATTGCGGGCGGAACACCTGTATTGGCGCAGGACGGCAAGCATTCTCCTTATGTAACATGGGATGATATTCTGCAACAGGATCCGGAAGTTATTGTAGTAATGCCTTGCGGTTTCAGCATTGAACGTACCATGCGCGAGATCAACCTATTATTGGATCGCCCGGGCTTTGCATCGCTCAAAGCGGTAAAGAACGACAGGTTTTATATAGCCGACGGTAATCAATATTTCAATCGTCCCGGCCCCCGTATCGTCGACTCCATAGAGATTTTGGCCGAGATCATCCGACCTAAGCAATTTATTTTTGGGCATGAGGGTGAGGGTTGGATTAAGTTTTCGTTGTAA
- a CDS encoding family 20 glycosylhydrolase: MNKIFTMMVIAAVFVCSGFKINDDKKPNIAELHLNWQVMDNNYQNKNEALTALVITNKSHETLPAAGWKIYFNSGRGFTKAAVSNNALIEQVNGDMYSITPTSGFKDLKPGETARIEFVCDDPVVNITDAPEGPYLVWDNAPEKGYSFGSYDITPYKPTYQGLITPEIVYDRNKTVTDIPADQLVKVFPTPISYVPGSGSFSFSPGVNVSSADARFSREAAVLRNYITSIFGKKEMSKSSGNVISFEYKAGLGDEAYELSIKPTVVTIRASASTGLYYGIQSFKSLIPASALAKAPTSIQIPCVEVADAPRFAYRAVMLDVARNFQSKQQVLKLLEAMSLYKLNTLHLHLTDDEGWRIEIPSLPELTSVASKRGHTLDSKHHLPPSHGSGPEVNNPFGTGYFTKAEYIEILKYANDRHITVVPEIETPGHARGAIKAMNARYDRLMAEGKKAEAEKYLLYDQNDKSDYRSVQYWNDNVIDVSLPSTYNFVETVVNDLISTYKEAGAPLPTIHFGGDEVPANVWEKSPAYAALKATHPEIQSTNDLWYYFYGRVNDILKAKGIRLSGWEEMALRKTTLDGQPAYVPNPDFTKEHLQVDVWNNVLGAGQEDLAYRLANGGYKVVLTCVTNLYFDMANYKSFDEPGYYWGAFLGIDKFFSFIPYDYFKNADVDKQGNPINRNIFIGKQRLTDFGKSNIVGLQGALWAETVKGPERMDYMIFPRLLGLAERAWAQDPAWATEKDPAKSKEEYQAAWSNFLNVLGKRELPRLTYYNGGYDYRVPKPGISLQDGKYLSNVEFPGLTIRYTTNGKDPDATSKIYTGQVNYNGGVIKFRAFDPKGRGSNIAEGGSNNLNP; encoded by the coding sequence ATGAACAAAATTTTTACGATGATGGTTATCGCAGCGGTTTTTGTATGCAGCGGTTTTAAAATTAATGACGATAAGAAGCCAAACATTGCCGAACTGCACCTCAACTGGCAGGTGATGGACAATAACTATCAGAATAAAAACGAAGCCCTCACCGCCTTGGTAATTACCAATAAAAGCCATGAAACATTGCCAGCCGCGGGATGGAAGATCTATTTTAACTCCGGTCGTGGTTTTACCAAGGCAGCGGTAAGCAATAACGCTTTAATTGAACAAGTAAACGGGGATATGTACAGCATCACCCCAACTTCGGGATTTAAAGACCTGAAACCAGGTGAAACCGCCCGTATTGAGTTTGTGTGTGACGATCCTGTAGTGAATATTACCGATGCACCTGAAGGCCCTTACCTGGTTTGGGATAATGCCCCCGAAAAAGGCTATTCTTTCGGCTCATATGATATCACGCCATATAAACCTACTTACCAGGGCCTGATAACCCCCGAGATTGTTTACGACAGAAATAAAACAGTTACCGATATCCCTGCCGATCAGTTAGTAAAAGTTTTCCCTACACCTATAAGCTATGTACCGGGTAGTGGCAGTTTTTCTTTTTCTCCGGGTGTTAATGTTTCTTCTGCCGATGCGCGGTTTAGTAGGGAAGCAGCAGTCTTGCGTAATTATATCACCTCAATCTTTGGAAAAAAGGAAATGAGTAAATCCTCGGGCAATGTAATTTCATTTGAATATAAAGCCGGTTTGGGCGATGAAGCTTATGAGTTAAGCATAAAACCAACTGTAGTGACTATCCGGGCATCTGCAAGCACCGGATTATATTATGGTATCCAATCATTTAAAAGCCTGATTCCAGCAAGTGCTTTGGCCAAAGCGCCGACTTCGATACAAATTCCTTGTGTTGAAGTTGCCGATGCGCCGCGCTTTGCCTATCGTGCGGTGATGCTTGATGTAGCCCGTAACTTTCAGTCAAAGCAACAGGTATTGAAGCTGCTGGAAGCAATGAGTTTGTATAAACTGAATACGCTGCACCTGCACCTGACTGATGATGAGGGATGGAGAATTGAGATCCCTTCATTGCCTGAACTAACTTCGGTTGCATCAAAACGTGGGCATACGCTGGATAGCAAACATCATTTGCCTCCGTCACATGGCTCAGGTCCGGAGGTTAATAATCCTTTTGGTACAGGTTATTTCACTAAGGCGGAATATATAGAGATCCTGAAATATGCCAATGACCGTCATATCACCGTAGTACCTGAAATTGAAACGCCCGGTCATGCCCGCGGAGCTATTAAGGCTATGAATGCACGTTATGACAGGTTAATGGCCGAAGGCAAAAAAGCTGAAGCCGAAAAATATCTGCTGTATGATCAGAATGATAAATCTGATTACCGTTCGGTACAATATTGGAACGATAACGTGATCGACGTATCGCTGCCCTCAACTTATAACTTTGTGGAGACTGTAGTTAATGACCTCATCAGCACCTATAAAGAAGCTGGTGCGCCACTGCCAACAATTCATTTTGGCGGCGATGAAGTTCCTGCCAATGTATGGGAAAAATCACCTGCATATGCCGCGCTTAAGGCTACTCATCCCGAAATACAAAGTACCAATGATCTTTGGTATTACTTCTATGGTCGTGTTAACGACATCCTGAAAGCAAAAGGCATCCGCCTTTCGGGCTGGGAAGAGATGGCGCTTCGTAAAACCACGCTTGATGGCCAGCCGGCTTATGTGCCTAACCCTGATTTTACAAAAGAGCATTTACAGGTTGATGTTTGGAACAATGTTTTAGGTGCCGGGCAGGAAGATTTAGCCTATCGCCTGGCTAACGGAGGTTACAAGGTTGTACTAACCTGTGTTACCAACCTTTATTTTGATATGGCCAATTACAAATCTTTTGATGAGCCGGGTTATTATTGGGGCGCGTTTTTGGGTATCGATAAATTCTTCTCGTTTATCCCTTATGATTACTTTAAAAACGCCGACGTTGATAAGCAAGGCAACCCAATAAACAGGAATATCTTTATCGGCAAACAACGCCTTACCGACTTTGGCAAAAGTAATATAGTAGGTCTGCAAGGCGCGCTTTGGGCCGAAACAGTTAAAGGTCCTGAAAGGATGGACTACATGATTTTCCCGCGCCTGCTTGGCTTGGCAGAACGCGCCTGGGCACAAGACCCGGCCTGGGCTACCGAAAAAGATCCTGCAAAAAGTAAAGAAGAATACCAGGCAGCCTGGTCAAACTTTTTGAATGTGTTAGGCAAACGCGAATTGCCGCGCCTTACGTATTACAATGGCGGTTATGATTACCGTGTACCTAAACCGGGCATCAGTCTGCAGGATGGTAAATATCTGAGCAATGTAGAGTTCCCGGGCTTAACCATCAGGTATACAACCAATGGTAAAGATCCTGATGCTACAAGCAAAATATACACTGGCCAGGTGAATTATAACGGCGGTGTTATCAAATTCCGTGCTTTTGATCCTAAAGGCAGGGGAAGTAATATTGCTGAGGGAGGAAGTAATAACCTGAACCCTTAA